The Juglans regia cultivar Chandler chromosome 2, Walnut 2.0, whole genome shotgun sequence genome includes a window with the following:
- the LOC108999215 gene encoding hypersensitive-induced response protein-like protein 1 → MGNLLCCVQVDQSTVAIKERFGKFDEVLQPGCHCLPWCLGSQLSGHLTLRLQQLDVKCETKTKDNVFVNVVASIQYRALADKASDAFYKLSNTRTQIQAYVFDVIRASVPKLNLDDAFEQKNDIAKAVEDELEKAMSAYGYEIVQTLIIDIEPDEHVKRAMNEINAAARMRVAANEKAEAEKILQIKRAEGEAESKYLSGLGIARQRQAIVDGLRDSVLGFSVNVPGTTAKDVMDMVLVTQYFDTMKEIGAASKSSAVFIPHGPGAVRDVATQIRDGLLQGSSHQ, encoded by the exons ATGGGTAATCTGTTATGTTGTGTACAAGTTGACCAATCGACGGTGGCTATCAAGGAAAGATTTGGCAAATTTGATGAAGTACTTCAGCCAGGATGCCATTGCTTGCCTTGGTGCCTTGGAAGCCAGCTTTCTGGGCATCTCACTCTTCGGTTGCAGCAATTGGATGTGAAGTGCGAGACCAAGACAAAG GACAATGTTTTTGTCAATGTGGTTGCATCCATTCAATACCGTGCCCTGGCTGACAAGGCAAGTGATGCCTTCTACAAACTCAGCAACACAAGAACCCAAATCCAAGCTTATGTTTTTGATG TAATCAGAGCTAGTGTCCCAAAGCTTAACTTGGATGATGCTTTTGAGCAGAAAAATGATATTGCCAAAGCTGTGGAAGATGAACTTGAGAAG GCTATGTCTGCTTATGGGTATGAAATTGTACAAACACTTATAATTGATATTGAACCAGATGAGCATGTGAAGCGAGCAATGAATGAAATTAATGCAG CTGCAAGGATGAGGGTGGCAGCTAATGAGAAGGCAGAGGCTGAGAAAATCTTGCAAATTAAACGAGCTGAGGGTGAGGCCGAGTCTAAGTATTTGTCTGGTCTGGGTATTGCTCGCCAGCGTCAAGCTATTGTGGATGGCTTGAGAGACAGTGTGCTAGGCTTCTCTGTTAATGTGCCTGGGACCACAGCAAAGGATGTCATGGACATGGTACTTGTTACCCAGTATTTTGACACCATGAAAGAAATTGGTGCTGCCTCAAAATCGTCTGCCGTGTTCATCCCACATGGACCTGGTGCAGTTCGTGATGTAGCTACTCAAATCCGTGATGGCCTTCTTCAGGGTTCTAGTCACCAGTAG